The Zingiber officinale cultivar Zhangliang chromosome 9A, Zo_v1.1, whole genome shotgun sequence genome window below encodes:
- the LOC122019311 gene encoding 187-kDa microtubule-associated protein AIR9-like: MMFNRIRVLCEKDRSTKEAPGAGNLERRILEVNRKRVKVVKPGSKTSIPNTEIRGTYAPPFHVELYRNDPHRFKIVVDSDNEMDLMVQTKHSCDIIVLVIRGFAQRFNSL, encoded by the exons ATGATGTTCAATCGTATAAGGGTACTTTGTGAGAAAGACAGGTCTACAAAGGAG GCTCCAGGTGCAGGAAATCTTGAAAGAAGAATTCTAGAAGTTAACAGAAAAAGGGTCAAAGTTGTTAAACCTGGTTCTAAGACTTCAATTCCCAATACTGAAATTCGTGGAACCTATGCCCCTCCTTTTCAT GTTGAGCTATACCGGAACGACCCGCACCGATTCAAGATTGTAGTAGACAGCGACAATGAAATGGATTTGATGGTGCAAACTAAACACTCGTGTGATATCATCGTCCTTGTGATAAGAGGCTTCGCCCAGCGATTCAACAGCTTGtga